The following are from one region of the Salvia hispanica cultivar TCC Black 2014 chromosome 1, UniMelb_Shisp_WGS_1.0, whole genome shotgun sequence genome:
- the LOC125209499 gene encoding bifunctional bis(5'-adenosyl)-triphosphatase/adenylylsulfatase FHIT-like isoform X1, with protein sequence MLNASPFLTFRHFPTAFLYLRPTSRGLFLRQHSPSLPPFSSFTRSAHTMESESFTFGPYKIDPKEVFYSTQLSYAMVNLRPLLPGHVLVCPRRDVKRFIDLTGDETSDLWLTAQKIGRQLESYHKASSLTLAIQDGPQAGQTVPHVHIHILPRKGGDFEKNDEIYDAIDAKEKELKEKLDLDKERKDRSMEEMAEEADQYRKLFI encoded by the exons ATGTTAAACGCGTCGCCATTCCTTACTTTCCGTCATTTTCCGACCGCGTTTCTCTACCTACGCCCCACCTCCCGCGGCCTGTTCCTCCGCCAACACTCGCCGTCGCTCCCGCCGTTTTCCTCCTTCACTCGCAGCGCTCACACG ATGGAATCTGAGAGTTTCACATTTGGTCCATACAAAATCGACCCCAAAGAAGTCTTCTACTCTACTCAACTCTCGTATGCTATGGTCAATTTGCGCCCACTTCTTCCCGGT CATGTGCTTGTCTGCCCAAGACGTGATGTTAAGCGCTTCATTGATCTCACTGGTGATGAGACGAGTGATCTATGGCTCACGGCACAGAAGATTGGGCGCCAGCTTGAGTCCTACCATAAGGCATCTTCATTGACACTCGCGATCCAA GACGGGCCTCAGGCTGGACAGACCGTTCCTCATGTCCACATCCACATACTTCCACGGAAAGGTGGGGATTTTGAGAAGAACGATGAGATCTACGATGCT ATCGACGCGAAGGAGAAGGAACTGAAAGAGAAGCTTGATCTCGACAAGGAAAGGAAGGACAGAAGCATGGAAGAGATGGCTGAAGAGGCGGATCAATACAGAAAACTATTCATATAG
- the LOC125209499 gene encoding bifunctional bis(5'-adenosyl)-triphosphatase/adenylylsulfatase FHIT-like isoform X2, producing MLNASPFLTFRHFPTAFLYLRPTSRGLFLRQHSPSLPPFSSFTRSAHTMETESFTFGPYKIDPRGVFYSTQFSYAMVNLRPLVPGHVLVCPRRDVKRFVDLTADETSDLWLTAQKIGRQIESYHKASSLTVNIQDGPQAGQTVPHVHIHIIPRKVGDFEKNGEIYDAIDAKEKALKEKFDPDKERKDRSMEEMAEEADQYRKLFI from the exons ATGTTAAACGCGTCGCCATTCCTTACTTTCCGTCATTTTCCGACCGCGTTTCTCTACCTACGCCCCACCTCCCGCGGCCTGTTCCTCCGCCAACACTCGCCGTCGCTCCCGCCGTTTTCCTCCTTCACTCGCAGCGCTCACACG ATGGAAACTGAGAGTTTCACATTTGGTCCATACAAAATCGACCCCAGAGGAGTGTTCTACTCTACTCAATTCTCGTACGCGATGGTCAATTTGCGCCCTCTTGTTCCCGGT CACGTTCTTGTCTGCCCAAGACGTGATGTCAAGCGCTTCGTTGATCTAACTGCTGATGAGACGAGTGACCTATGGCTCACGGCACAGAAGATTGGGCGCCAGATTGAGTCCTACCATAAGGCATCTTCACTGACAGTCAATATCCAA GACGGGCCTCAGGCTGGACAGACCGTTCCTCACGTCCACATCCACATAATTCCACGGAAAGTTGGTGATTTTGAGAAGAACGGCGAGATCTATGATGCT ATTGATGCGAAGGAGAAGGCGCTGAAAGAGAAGTTTGATCCCGACAAGGAAAGGAAGGACAGAAGCATGGAAGAGATGGCTGAAGAGGCGGATCAATACCGAAAACTATTCATATAG
- the LOC125209499 gene encoding bifunctional bis(5'-adenosyl)-triphosphatase/adenylylsulfatase FHIT-like isoform X3, producing METESFTFGPYKIDPRGVFYSTQFSYAMVNLRPLVPGHVLVCPRRDVKRFVDLTADETSDLWLTAQKIGRQIESYHKASSLTVNIQDGPQAGQTVPHVHIHIIPRKVGDFEKNGEIYDAIDAKEKALKEKFDPDKERKDRSMEEMAEEADQYRKLFI from the exons ATGGAAACTGAGAGTTTCACATTTGGTCCATACAAAATCGACCCCAGAGGAGTGTTCTACTCTACTCAATTCTCGTACGCGATGGTCAATTTGCGCCCTCTTGTTCCCGGT CACGTTCTTGTCTGCCCAAGACGTGATGTCAAGCGCTTCGTTGATCTAACTGCTGATGAGACGAGTGACCTATGGCTCACGGCACAGAAGATTGGGCGCCAGATTGAGTCCTACCATAAGGCATCTTCACTGACAGTCAATATCCAA GACGGGCCTCAGGCTGGACAGACCGTTCCTCACGTCCACATCCACATAATTCCACGGAAAGTTGGTGATTTTGAGAAGAACGGCGAGATCTATGATGCT ATTGATGCGAAGGAGAAGGCGCTGAAAGAGAAGTTTGATCCCGACAAGGAAAGGAAGGACAGAAGCATGGAAGAGATGGCTGAAGAGGCGGATCAATACCGAAAACTATTCATATAG
- the LOC125209470 gene encoding wings apart-like protein 2 yields MIVRTYGRRSRGLTRSYSDVVSEPPSQDVFNFTYSSQDSAHCHLSDPYSLDSPQELPISPPADLWKRKRAKVSDSEPCVLISSRESEDYAVVEISDGESEEPELVKKIDRDCLDNDSSQEVREFEGLPRRGSVENGVSGFSENGGSWKPKWNDAHGLNSSLGLHELEIMGSRVGLGSSRVVSRNHKEENGALKKKKKKKNKKSKKKLEVEEVGLGDLFVTSTLMETQESGETDELLEEVEYALDGLKKGQSVKVWRGSLLSLLSACGTAQQRRILRVHGSTKEIVDAVSGLNFDDPPSNLAAAALLCLLTTDGQGDHLLESPSCICFLIKLLKPQESGGGATKKKVPTIGSRLLGLCRKSGLIQDSAKGTDSSSTDIMLKVQDILVSLKEMKPKDAADHRMEEPKLTPKWISLLTMEKASLSTISIQDTSGTVRKMGGNFKDKLRELGGLDEVFEVARNCHSTMEEWLEKSPIFALDSKDKLGPDSLVVLLKCLKIMENTTIRSKDNQCHLLGMKGKSDGQRAPHFFTELILSIIKILSGVTIQRRSSRTLNDEKMGGTSEEDINSGGCCNMAGSQKSSSASPPCNQWQSGSRTSQESSQASVDPLLLKMRVESSSAVSCSGSYGNSDRLLEQSNDQDPFAFDGGDEATNWELLSGTGRMRKSLAQDNRGSARENEEIHPSGLMCSQQESSNMEIYNPEDASCSFASEEEEDLIDLLDTAVKVLVNLSNDNPKGCQHIAKLGGLEILSSLIAGHFPSFSNTLLTDQEYNLLVNILCLLVNMVEKDGQNRSRLASVTVPLPSISGSETEDERDVISLLCSIFVANHGAGQAAGEDEWLSLEDEESVLQEVKEAEKRAVEAYSALLLAFLSTESKSIRRAIAECLPNQKLSAVVPVLERFVEFHRAMNMISPETYIAVLEVIESCRIP; encoded by the exons ATGATAGTGAGAACATACGGCCGGCGCAGCAGAGGGCTGACGCGGAGCTACTCCGACGTCGTTTCGGAGCCCCCTTCCCAAGACGTTTTCAATTTCACTTATTCGTCCCAGGATTCCGCCCACTGCCACTTGTCCGATCCCTACAGCCTCGATTCTCCGCAGGAATTGCCGATTTCGCCCCCTGCCGATTTGTGGAAGCGGAAGAGAGCGAAGGTGAGCGATTCGGAGCCCTGCGTTTTGATTTCTTCTCGGGAATCGGAGGATTATGCGGTGGTGGAGATTTCCGATGGGGAGTCGGAGGAGCCGGAATTGGTCAAGAAAATCGACCGTGATTGTCTCGATAATGATTCTTCGCAGGAGGTGAGGGAGTTTGAGGGTTTGCCGCGGAGGGGGAGTGTGGAAAATGGCGTTTCTGGGTTTTCTGAAAATGGGGGTTCTTGGAAACCTAAGTGGAATGATGCACATGGTTTGAATTCGTCGTTGGGGCTGCATGAATTGGAGATTATGGGGAGTAGAGTGGGCTTGGGTAGTAGTAGAGTGGTTTCTCGAAATCATAAGGAAGAGAATGGGGcgttgaagaagaagaagaagaagaaaaataagaagagTAAGAAGAAGTTGGAAGTGGAGGAGGTGGGATTAGGCGATTTATTTGTTACCTCTACATTGATGGAAACTCAGGAGTCTGGGGAAACGGACGAGCTCCTGGAGGAGGTGGAGTACGCATTGGATGGGTTAAAGAAGGGGCAGAGTGTGAAGGTTTGGCGGGGGAGTCTTTTATCCTTGTTGTCGGCGTGTGGAACAGCTCAACAGCGGCGAATTCTAAGGGTTCATGG GTCAACCAAAGAAATTGTTGATGCTGTTTCGGGACTCAATTTTGATGACCCTCCAAGCAACCTCGCTGCTGCTGCTTTACTTTGTCTACTGACAACTGAT GGTCAAGGTGACCATCTTCTGGAGTCACCAAGTTGCATATGCTTTCTGATAAAGTTGTTAAAACCACAAGAAAGTGGAGGTGGAGCCACCAAAAAGAAAGTTCCAACCATTGGTAGCAGGCTTTTAGGGCTCTGCAGGAAATCTGGTCTTATACAAGACTCAGCCAAGGGAACTGATTCCAGCTCTACTGATATCATGCTAAAGGTTCAGGATATCCTTGTCAGTCTCAAGGAAATGAAGCCAAAAGATGCTGCTGATCATAGGATGGAAGAACCCAAGTTGACTCCTAAATGGATTAGTTTGCTTACAATGGAGAAAGCTTCCTTATCGACCATCTCTATTCAAG ACACCTCTGGCACTGTAAGGAAAATGGGGGGTAACTTCAAGGACAAATTAAGAGAGCTTGGAGGACTTGATGAAGTGTTTGAAGTGGCGAGGAATTGTCATTCCACAATGGAG GAATGGTTGGAGAAGAGTCCAATTTTTGCTCTAGATTCGAAAGATAAGTTGGGGCCGGATAGTCTAGTAGTGCTCTTGAAATGTctaaaaataatggaaaacACTACAATCCGTAGCAAGGATAACCAG TGCCATTTGCTTGGAATGAAAGGAAAATCCGATGGTCAACGAGCTCCACATTTCTTCACAGAGCTCATTCTGAGCATCATTAAGATTCTCTCAG GTGTCACCATACAGCGAAGATCTTCAAGAACGTTAAATGATGAAAAGATGGGCGGTACCTCTGAGGAGGACATTAACTCTGGAGGGTGCTGTAACATGGCTGGTTCTCAGAAAAGCTCAAGTGCATCTCCTCCATGCAATCAATGGCAGTCAGGATCAAGGACTAGTCAAGAATCTAGCCAGGCGTCTGTGGATCCGCTATTGCTAAAAATGAGGGTTGAGTCTTCTTCAGCAGTGTCATGTAGTGGATCATATGGTAATTCAGATAGACTACTAGAACAGTCCAACGACCAGGACCCTTTTGCATTTGATGGGGGTGATGAGGCAACAAACTGGGAGTTGCTATCAGGGACTGGAAGAATGAGGAAATCTCTGGCTCAAGATAACAGGGGAAGCGCaagggaaaatgaagaaatccATCCCTCTGGCTTGATGTGCAGCCAACAAGAGTCGAGTAACATGGAAATTTATAATCCAGAGGATGCGTCATGTTCTTTTGCTAgtgaggaagaggaagattTGATTGATCTTCTAGATACTGCTGTTAAG GTTCTTGTTAACTTGTCCAATGACAACCCTAAGGGCTGCCAGCATATTGCAAAACTTGGAGGATTGGAAATCTTATCTTCTCTGATTGCTGGCCATTTTCCATCATTTAGCAACACACTTCTCACTGATCAAGAGTACAACCTTCTTGTTAATATTCTGTGCTTGCTTGTGAATATGGTAGAGAAGGACGGACAGAACAG ATCTCGGCTGGCATCAGTTACTGTTCCATTACCCAGCATCAGTGGTTCAGAAACGGAGGATGAAAGGGATGTGATCTCTCTTCTGTGCTCAATCTTCGTGGCTAATCATGGAGCTGGTCAGGCTGCTGGAGAGGATGAATGGTTATCATTG GAGGATGAAGAATCCGTGTTACAGGAAGTAAAAGAAGCCGAGAAAAGGGCTGTGGAAGCTTATTCAGCTCTTCTTCTAGCGTTCCTCTCCACAGAAAG TAAGAGCATACGTCGCGCCATTGCTGAGTGTCTTCCCAACCAGAAGTTGTCCGCTGTTGTTCCCGTGCTGGAGAGATTCGTG GAATTTCATAGGGCGATGAACATGATCTCACCTGAGACATACATTGCAGTTCTTGAAGTCATTGAATCGTGTAGGATTCCATGA
- the LOC125209480 gene encoding G-type lectin S-receptor-like serine/threonine-protein kinase At4g27290, with product MTMLCSKSSTISFSLSLFLFTTSFISAHTITTSQTLSDNRNDTLISSNGAFALGFYSPRSSKNRYVGIWYNNNMRDKTVVWVANRDDPLPDRSGVLRVVPPGRLLLLNNSTNANIWSTNTSRNAQHSPLARLLDSGNLVVVDESDESNMIWQSFDYPTDTFLPGMRLGKNFVSGHEVYVSSARSNDDPATGGFTYRCDPSGYPQTVIKEGDSFRYKAGPWNGVSFSGTPNLVRNALFTFGVVINDNEVYYNFQLLEDDVYTRLVLNEFGVGQRLIWSNQSQSWKPYLAFPNDNCDSYKVCGAYGICSTRTWPECSCLDKFMPAKPQGWNAGNFSNGCIRRTPLNCEDGGNGFLKYSGVKLPDTEGSWYSTSMSLEECMVSCAGNCSCTAYASLNISNGESGCLLWFGELVNMREISPGQDIYIRLAKSELGSRSRKREIIIVTLSVATSIVLLGLGLILFYCVRKNPEHQQQETDNPRNSNETYEEQKIQMFELSTMISATNGFSVSNKLGEGGFGPVFKGLLEGQDIAVKRLSTTSLQGAHEFKNELICIAKLQHRNLVKLLGCCIQGEERMLVYEYMTNKSLDLILFDQVKRRTLDWPRRFDIINGIARGLTYLHQDSRLRVIHRDLKASNILLDSDMIPKISDFGLARICGGNETGAKTSRVVGTYGYMSPEYTVDGLFSVKSDVFSFGVLVLEIISGKRNRGFTLVNHCHNLLGHAWMLYKEERSLELADSCLEYSSYLSQVARSIHVGLLCVQEETEERPNMSSAVLMLNNDGVLPQPKHPGFFTGRDVVIRSETWHSSNTAGTANAMSISMLEAR from the exons ATGACCATGCTATGCAGCAAAAGCAGCACTATTAGCTTTAGCCTGTCTCTGTTCCTATTCACAACCTCCTTTATCTCAGCTCACACCATCACAACTTCTCAAACACTAAGCGATAACCGTAACGACACTCTCATCTCATCCAACGGCGCCTTTGCCTTGGGCTTTTACAGCCCACGGAGCTCCAAGAATCGCTACGTGGGCATATGGTACAACAACAACATGAGAGACAAGACCGTGGTGTGGGTCGCCAACCGAGACGACCCGCTCCCCGATCGATCAGGCGTGCTCAGAGTCGTCCCACCAGGCCGCCTGCTCCTTCTCAACAACTCTACCAATGCTAATATCTGGTCTACTAATACGTCACGCAACGCTCAGCACTCTCCTCTGGCACGTTTGCTCGACTCTGGGAATCTCGTTGTGGTGGATGAAAGCGACGAGAGCAATATGATATGGCAGAGCTTCGACTATCCAACCGACACTTTCTTACCAg GGATGAGGCTCGGTAAGAACTTTGTGTCCGGGCATGAAGTCTACGTCTCGTCGGCTAGGAGCAATGATGATCCGGCAACAGGTGGTTTCACGTATCGCTGCGATCCCAGTGGCTATCCGCAGACTGTGATCAAAGAAGGTGACTCGTTCCGATACAAAGCAGGGCCGTGGAATGGTGTTAGCTTCAGTGGCACACCGAACTTGGTGAGAAACGCTCTTTTCACGTTTGGAGTGGTGATCAACGACAACGAGGTTTACTATAACTTCCAACTCCTCGAAGATGATGTGTATACGAGGTTGGTGCTGAACGAATTTGGCGTTGGACAGAGATTGATCTGGTCTAATCAGTCCCAAAGCTGGAAACCTTATCTTGCTTTTCCCAATGATAACTGTGATTCATATAAAGTGTGTGGTGCATATGGTATTTGTAGCACTAGAACTTGGCCTGAATGTTCTTGTTTGGATAAATTCATGCCTGCCAAGCCTCAAGGTTGGAATGCTGGTAATTTTTCGAATGGATGCATTAGAAGAACCCCATTGAACTGTGAAGACGGTGGCAACGGTTTTCTTAAGTATTCAGGTGTCAAATTGCCGGACACGGAGGGTTCCTGGTATAGCACGAGTATGAGCCTTGAAGAGTGCATGGTATCTTGCGCGGGAAATTGCTCGTGCACAGCCTATGCAAGTCTGAATATAAGCAACGGTGAAAGTGGGTGTCTACTCTGGTTCGGTGAGCTTGTCAACATGAGAGAGATTTCGCCCGGACAAGATATCTACATCAGGTTGGCTAAATCTGAATTAG GCTCGAGAAGTAGGAAACgagaaataattatagtgaCGTTGTCGGTGGCAACGAGTATTGTGCTGCTAGGCCTGGGCTTGattctattttattgtgttaGAAAGAATCCGGAGCATCAACAACAAGAAACAG ACAATCCGAGGAATTCTAATGAAACTTACGAGGAGCAAAAGATACAAATGTTTGAATTATCCACAATGATCAGTGCTACTAATGGATTTTCAGTCAGTAATAAGTTGGGAGAGGGTGGATTTGGGCCGGTTTTTAAG GGATTGCTGGAGGGACAGGACATTGCTGTGAAACGACTATCAACAACTTCCCTTCAAGGAGCACATGAATTCAAGAATGAGTTAATCTGTATCGCCAAACTTCAGCATCGAAATCTAGTCAAGCTTTTAGGATGTTGCATTCAAGGAGAAGAAAGGATGCTCGTTTATGAATACATGACCAACAAAAGCCTCGACTTAATATTATTCG ATCAAGTGAAGAGAAGGACACTAGACTGGCCAAGGCGCTTCGATATTATTAATGGAATTGCTAGAGGCCTTACGTATCTTCATCAAGATTCCCGACTTAGAGTTATCCATAGAGATCTCAAAGCCAGTAATATATTACTAGACTCAGACAtgattccaaaaatatcagaCTTTGGCCTTGCAAGAATATGTGGAGGCAACGAAACTGGAGCCAAAACAAGCCGAGTTGTAGGAACATA TGGCTACATGTCCCCGGAGTACACTGTAGACGGCTTATTTTCAGTTAAATCAGACGTGTTTAGCTTTGGTGTTCTGGTGCTGGAAATCATAAGTGGCAAAAGAAACAGAGGATTCACTCTGGTGAATCATTGCCACAACCTTCTTGGACAT GCATGGATGCTTTACAAAGAAGAAAGGTCACTTGAGCTAGCAGATTCTTGTTTGGAATATTCAAGCTATTTATCACAAGTAGCGCGATCGATACATGTGGGTCTTTTGTGCGTTCAAGAAGAGACGGAAGAGAGGCCAAACATGTCTTCAGCAGTGCTGATGCTGAACAATGATGGGGTTCTGCCCCAACCAAAACATCCTGGTTTCTTCACAGGAAGAGATGTAGTAATAAGAAGTGAAACATGGCACAGCTCTAACACTGCTGGTACCGCTAATGCAATGTCCATTTCAATGCTGGAAGCTCgttaa
- the LOC125201346 gene encoding 4-hydroxy-tetrahydrodipicolinate reductase 1, chloroplastic-like: MAFLARASLNSSFTTRREYSNLQNPCIDLKIENTFANKLSCRTPIPKKSLIAMASSSAQSAAVVSTPEPRNAGTSIMVNGCAGKMGRAVLEAAMAAGLNPVPVALGGPEDAGKVLDFGGMQIEIHGPSDRESVLASTFKDHPDLIVVDYTVPAAVNDNAALYSKVGVPFVMGTTGGDRELLYKTVGDSNVYAVISPQMGKQVVAFLAAMEIMSEQFPGAFSGYDLKVMESHQASKLDVSGTAKAVISCFQKLGAKFDEEQVQLVRDPKLQVEMVGVPEEHLSGHAFHTYHLTSPDGTVNFEFQHNVCGRSIYAEGTVDATLFLAKKVRSKADKRIYDMIDVLREGNMR; this comes from the exons ATGGCATTTCTCGCGAGAGCCTCGTTAAACTCAAGCTTCACAACTCGTCGAGAATACAGCAATTTGCAGAATCCATGCATTGATTTGAAAATCGAAAATACGTTTGCTAATAAATTGAGCTGCAGAACTCCCATTCCGAAAAAATCTCTCATCGCGATGGCAAGCAGCTCCGCGCAATCTGCCGCGGTGGTGTCTACGCCTGAGCCGAGGAATGCTGGAACTTCGATAATG GTAAATGGCTGTGCTGGGAAAATGGGGAGGGCTGTGCTTGAAGCGGCCATGGCTGCGGGGCTTAACCCGGTGCCTGTAGCGTTAGGCGGTCCTGAGGATGCAGGGAAGGTCCTGGATTTCGGTGGGATGCAGATTGAAATTCACGGTCCGTCTGACCGAGAATCTGTATTGGCTTCGACATTTAAGGATCATCCGGACTTGATTGTAGTGGACTACACAGTGCCAGCTGCTGTGAATG ATAATGCTGCTCTTTATAGCAAAGTTGGGGTACCCTTTGTCATGGGAACTACTGGAGGAGACAGGGAGCTTCTGTATAAGACTGTTGGTGACTCGAATGTTTATGCTGTGATATCTCCCCAAATGGGTAAACAG GTGGTAGCATTTCTTGCAGCCATGGAAATTATGTCAGAACAATTTCCTGGTGCCTTTTCTGGGTATGATCTAAAG GTAATGGAGTCTCATCAAGCTAGCAAGTTGGATGTTTCTGGAACTGCTAAGGCTGTCATCTCATGTTTCCAGAAACTGGGGGCTAAATTTGACGAAGAGCAG GTGCAACTAGTAAGGGACCCTAAGTTACAAGTTGAGATGGTGGGTGTCCCCGAAGAACATTTGTCTGGTCATGCATTTCACACGTACCACCTAACATCACCCGATGGAAC GGTCAACTTTGAGTTTCAGCACAACGTATGTGGTAGATCGATCTATGCAGAGGGTACTGTTGATGCCACTCTATTCCTCGCCAAGAAG GTGAGATCGAAAGCTGACAAGCGGATTTATGATATGATTGATGTTCTTCGTGAGGGTAATATGAGATAA